One segment of Nostoc flagelliforme CCNUN1 DNA contains the following:
- a CDS encoding DUF3318 domain-containing protein — protein MTSYATSSAKAEMSELRRLKGLLPPELQSWVTVEGTTEVNPPLVRCEEIGKDQVEIQIDLVKWDALAMDQRNLLFWHEVARVQNDTIPKDGWEMAALAIGLGGAVGELWVQDGLLLVLALSLCGVSGWRLYQKNSGEKQLRELLNADEKAIALATRFGYSLPNAYKSLGSALKTLIDNTPSKRQRSKYEARLSALKRSANKAKAKSKTPDEGGL, from the coding sequence ATGACATCCTATGCAACCTCCTCTGCCAAAGCGGAAATGAGTGAACTACGGCGGTTGAAAGGCTTACTACCGCCAGAATTACAGAGCTGGGTCACGGTTGAAGGCACAACTGAGGTCAATCCACCCCTGGTTCGTTGCGAAGAAATTGGTAAAGACCAGGTAGAAATTCAAATTGACCTGGTGAAATGGGATGCCCTCGCAATGGATCAGCGTAATCTGCTGTTCTGGCATGAAGTTGCCCGCGTTCAAAATGACACGATTCCTAAAGATGGTTGGGAAATGGCAGCACTAGCCATCGGTTTAGGTGGTGCTGTAGGCGAATTGTGGGTACAAGATGGATTGCTGCTGGTGTTAGCTTTGTCGCTGTGTGGTGTGTCAGGCTGGCGACTGTACCAAAAGAATAGTGGGGAAAAGCAACTGAGAGAATTGCTCAATGCTGATGAGAAAGCGATCGCTTTGGCAACTCGTTTTGGTTATAGCCTCCCCAATGCCTACAAGAGTCTAGGTAGCGCCTTAAAAACCCTGATTGACAATACTCCTAGTAAGCGCCAACGCTCGAAATACGAAGCAAGGCTCTCTGCCCTCAAACGCAGTGCCAATAAGGCAAAAGCTAAATCCAAAACTCCAGATGAAGGCGGGTTGTAA
- a CDS encoding YcjF family protein, protein MVVKLQRPILVGGLGLSFSLWMLQSWHDSIVQVGEFGLLSALAVGGGLWLFQKNRPKDSLEQLDSMVVNRATVESAIAKTETVINQLAQEAENHTALETLRKQVAQLLLELDRQEIKVAVTGGKSVGKSTLIKVLKENVETPSFVSLEETAPLFREAGENSDAAVLAEVAKSDFVLFLTNGDLTDSEFQALQQLKAANQPTILVLNKQDQYLADENASILLSLKQRMQGNVVATAASPIPIKVRKHEADGSVQEWMEQPAPNIQQLRGQLGELVQQGQRLVWLTTMRKAGLLKAEAKNWLNGTRRDRATPIIEQYQWIAAAAAFANPVPALDILATAAINAQMVMDLGNIYQQKFSLEQAQTVAGTMGSLMLKLGLVELSTKAISTVLKSNAVTFVAGGVVQGVSAAYLTRVAGLSLVEYFQQQEIAIDSGTGLNLENLRQTLQKVFQQNQQIGYLQGFVKQSMKRLLPEVQQVEVVSTQKAMG, encoded by the coding sequence ATGGTTGTGAAGTTGCAGCGACCAATTTTAGTGGGAGGATTGGGACTGTCCTTTTCTCTATGGATGTTACAAAGCTGGCACGATTCTATAGTGCAGGTGGGTGAGTTTGGTTTATTGAGTGCCTTAGCTGTAGGCGGTGGTTTGTGGTTATTCCAAAAAAATCGCCCTAAAGACAGTTTAGAGCAGCTAGATAGTATGGTGGTGAATCGGGCGACTGTAGAAAGTGCGATCGCTAAAACTGAAACTGTAATTAACCAACTGGCACAAGAAGCTGAAAACCACACAGCATTAGAGACACTCAGAAAACAAGTTGCCCAATTGTTGTTGGAGTTAGACAGACAAGAAATTAAAGTTGCTGTGACTGGCGGTAAATCCGTGGGTAAAAGCACTTTAATTAAAGTGTTAAAGGAAAATGTAGAGACACCAAGTTTCGTGTCTCTAGAAGAAACAGCACCTTTATTTAGAGAAGCGGGTGAAAATTCAGATGCAGCTGTTTTAGCCGAAGTGGCAAAATCTGATTTTGTTCTGTTTTTGACAAACGGTGATTTGACAGACTCAGAATTTCAAGCCTTACAGCAGCTAAAAGCAGCAAATCAGCCCACAATCCTGGTTTTGAACAAACAAGACCAATATTTAGCCGATGAAAACGCCAGCATCTTGCTGTCATTGAAACAGCGAATGCAGGGAAATGTAGTTGCAACTGCGGCCTCTCCCATTCCCATCAAAGTCCGAAAGCATGAGGCTGATGGTTCTGTGCAAGAGTGGATGGAACAACCAGCACCAAATATCCAGCAGTTGAGGGGGCAGTTGGGTGAATTGGTACAGCAGGGACAACGGCTAGTTTGGTTAACAACCATGAGAAAAGCCGGGTTGTTGAAAGCTGAGGCGAAAAACTGGTTGAATGGAACTAGACGCGATCGCGCCACCCCAATTATTGAACAATATCAATGGATAGCTGCTGCTGCTGCCTTTGCTAACCCAGTCCCAGCCCTTGATATCCTAGCGACTGCGGCAATTAATGCTCAGATGGTAATGGATTTGGGTAATATCTATCAGCAGAAATTTTCCTTGGAACAGGCGCAAACCGTAGCTGGAACAATGGGAAGTTTAATGCTGAAACTGGGTTTAGTTGAACTTTCTACAAAGGCTATTAGTACTGTTCTGAAAAGTAATGCCGTTACCTTTGTTGCTGGTGGCGTAGTCCAGGGAGTAAGTGCAGCTTATCTGACTAGAGTAGCAGGGTTAAGTCTAGTTGAATATTTTCAACAGCAGGAAATAGCAATAGATTCTGGTACTGGTTTGAATTTGGAGAATTTGCGGCAAACCTTACAAAAGGTATTTCAGCAAAATCAGCAGATTGGTTATTTGCAGGGGTTTGTTAAGCAAAGCATGAAGCGTTTGTTGCCAGAGGTGCAGCAGGTTGAAGTTGTAAGTACCCAGAAGGCTATGGGATAA
- a CDS encoding amino acid ABC transporter permease has protein sequence MTNDKLTWLRKNLFSTWYNSLLTVVCLVLLLWMLRGVITWATTQAQWAVIQVNLRLFLVGRFPQTLYWRTWIVLAIASTLGAITAGAFFGKQQLTKRGIALFAFIISVFLIVLPLDFTSRLWLLLIAVLLFVGFWLGGNFTKVLTPWLSLLWLLSFPIVLWLIGGGFGLQPVSTNLWNGLLLTLIMAGVSIVLSFPIGVLLALGRTSNLPVVRWFSILYIEIVRGVPLIGILFLAQVMLPLFLSADVRLDRVLRAIAGLVLFSAAYMAENVRGGLQSIPRGQIEAAKALGLNTALVVLLIVLPQALRNVIPAIVGQFIGLFKDTSLLSLVGLVELTGISRSILAQPQFIGRYAEVYLFSGFIYWVFCYSMSLASRRLERQLSN, from the coding sequence ATGACAAATGACAAATTAACTTGGCTACGTAAAAACCTGTTCAGTACTTGGTACAACAGCTTGTTAACTGTTGTCTGTTTAGTGTTACTGCTTTGGATGCTGCGAGGAGTTATAACCTGGGCAACTACTCAAGCACAATGGGCAGTAATCCAGGTTAATTTACGTTTATTTTTAGTTGGTAGATTTCCGCAAACGCTATATTGGCGAACTTGGATTGTGCTGGCGATCGCTTCGACTTTAGGCGCTATAACTGCGGGTGCATTCTTTGGTAAGCAACAGTTAACAAAGCGTGGAATTGCTTTGTTTGCTTTCATCATCAGCGTTTTCTTAATTGTTTTACCACTAGACTTTACATCCCGCCTTTGGTTACTGTTAATTGCAGTTTTACTATTTGTAGGTTTTTGGCTTGGAGGAAACTTTACTAAGGTACTAACTCCTTGGCTTTCCCTATTATGGTTATTATCTTTCCCCATAGTTTTATGGCTAATTGGTGGTGGATTTGGGTTGCAGCCTGTATCTACAAATTTGTGGAACGGTTTGCTACTTACCTTAATAATGGCAGGAGTCAGTATTGTGCTTTCCTTTCCCATTGGGGTTTTACTGGCTTTAGGACGCACAAGTAATTTGCCTGTAGTACGTTGGTTTTCCATCCTGTACATTGAAATTGTTAGGGGAGTGCCACTGATTGGGATTTTGTTCCTAGCTCAGGTAATGCTTCCCTTATTTTTATCAGCAGATGTGCGTCTAGATCGGGTATTGCGAGCAATTGCTGGATTGGTTTTGTTTAGTGCTGCATATATGGCAGAAAACGTGCGCGGTGGACTTCAATCAATTCCTCGTGGGCAAATTGAAGCTGCGAAAGCGTTAGGATTAAATACAGCCTTGGTGGTTTTGTTAATCGTCTTACCTCAAGCATTGCGTAACGTTATTCCTGCGATTGTTGGTCAGTTTATCGGCTTATTTAAAGATACTTCCCTCTTATCTTTAGTGGGATTGGTGGAACTCACAGGTATTTCGCGTTCGATATTGGCACAACCACAGTTTATCGGACGCTACGCAGAAGTTTATCTATTTAGTGGATTTATCTATTGGGTATTTTGCTACTCCATGTCGTTAGCTTCCCGGCGGTTAGAGAGACAGTTGAGTAATTAG
- a CDS encoding amino acid ABC transporter permease — MTNSIWRDVRFWRIALQLVAVLLAAVVVVILWGNLQRNLRQLGISFGFDFLKQQASFDIGETLISYKPTDTYSHALWVGLINSLRVAIAGIFLTTIVGVSAGIARLSDNWLVRNITMVYVEVFRNTPLLLQLLFWYFAVFLSFPKTGNKISLWGFIGVSQNGLELPWFTLSPEFSALLLGLTFYTGAFIAEIVRGGIQSVPKGQWEAARSLGLKPGLAMRLVIFPQALRVIIPPLTSQYLNLTKNTSLAIAIGYPDIYFVASTTFNQTGKAVEVILLIMLTYLTLSLTISVVMNLFNRSVQIKER; from the coding sequence ATGACTAATTCTATATGGCGTGATGTCCGCTTTTGGCGCATTGCTTTGCAATTAGTTGCCGTATTATTAGCAGCAGTTGTAGTAGTAATACTATGGGGCAATCTCCAGCGCAATTTGCGGCAATTGGGTATTTCGTTTGGATTTGATTTTCTTAAGCAACAAGCGTCTTTTGATATTGGCGAGACGCTGATTAGCTACAAGCCCACTGACACCTACAGTCATGCTTTGTGGGTGGGGTTAATTAACTCCTTGCGGGTGGCGATCGCAGGGATTTTTCTGACAACCATTGTAGGGGTAAGTGCTGGGATAGCTCGACTTTCTGACAACTGGCTAGTGCGGAATATCACGATGGTTTATGTAGAGGTTTTCCGCAATACGCCCTTGCTGCTGCAATTGCTGTTTTGGTACTTTGCTGTTTTTCTCAGTTTCCCTAAAACAGGAAATAAGATATCCCTTTGGGGCTTTATTGGTGTTAGTCAAAATGGCTTAGAACTTCCTTGGTTTACCCTATCACCAGAGTTTTCGGCTTTGCTGTTGGGATTAACTTTTTACACAGGCGCGTTTATTGCGGAAATTGTTCGAGGTGGGATTCAATCGGTACCAAAGGGACAATGGGAAGCAGCGCGATCGCTAGGATTAAAACCAGGGTTAGCAATGCGGCTGGTGATTTTTCCCCAAGCTTTGCGGGTAATCATTCCACCGTTAACGAGTCAATATCTTAATTTGACGAAAAATACAAGTTTAGCGATCGCAATCGGCTATCCCGATATTTATTTTGTCGCCTCCACCACCTTTAACCAAACGGGGAAAGCCGTAGAAGTGATATTACTGATTATGCTCACCTATCTCACCCTGAGTTTAACCATCTCTGTAGTCATGAATTTATTCAATCGCAGCGTGCAAATTAAAGAGAGATGA
- a CDS encoding ParA family protein has translation MPAIISIFNNKGGVGKTTYMFHIAHLLEQSNKTVLMVDCDSQCNLTAYALPESNIERSWSERGNSIWRAIEPVYRSIGDIRQRGPSQISPNSYPNLYIVPGDLLLSNYEDLLGDTWNSGRGGSESSLRVQSAIYRYINWAANRVQADVIMVDLGPNLGALNRAVLGASDYFIIPISPDLFSIRGTENLGSKLEAWRQGWEQCNDAWKDQSLALPHGRPTFLGYVMQQHNIREDSEEKMTKGWQIFGNRIESAIQENIVNRLAKLGQVHYWADKTFNLGKIPNLHSLIPYSLEAKKPVFDCTSADGLRGAHISRARDSVEYFEPIAQRLLTVINSR, from the coding sequence ATGCCAGCCATAATTAGTATCTTTAATAATAAAGGTGGAGTGGGTAAAACCACTTATATGTTTCATATAGCCCATCTTCTTGAGCAGTCTAATAAAACTGTACTGATGGTTGATTGTGATAGCCAATGCAATTTAACAGCTTATGCCCTGCCTGAGAGCAATATAGAACGATCATGGAGCGAGCGTGGAAATAGCATTTGGCGAGCAATTGAACCAGTTTATAGATCAATTGGAGATATTCGCCAACGTGGCCCATCTCAAATAAGTCCAAACAGCTATCCAAATCTTTACATAGTTCCTGGCGATTTGCTCTTAAGTAACTATGAAGACCTTTTGGGTGATACATGGAACAGTGGAAGAGGTGGTAGTGAATCTAGTTTAAGAGTTCAGTCAGCTATTTATCGTTATATTAATTGGGCGGCGAACCGTGTCCAAGCGGATGTCATTATGGTTGATCTTGGGCCTAATCTAGGCGCTCTCAATCGTGCTGTACTGGGGGCTAGTGATTATTTCATAATTCCTATCTCTCCTGATCTATTCTCGATTAGAGGTACAGAAAATCTAGGTTCTAAACTCGAAGCATGGCGTCAAGGTTGGGAACAATGTAATGATGCATGGAAAGATCAAAGTTTAGCTCTACCGCACGGACGCCCAACATTTTTAGGCTATGTGATGCAACAACACAATATCCGCGAAGATTCTGAAGAAAAAATGACAAAAGGCTGGCAGATATTTGGAAATCGCATAGAGTCGGCAATTCAAGAAAATATCGTCAACAGATTAGCAAAATTGGGTCAAGTTCACTACTGGGCTGATAAAACTTTTAATTTAGGAAAAATTCCTAATCTTCACAGTCTAATTCCTTATTCACTGGAAGCAAAAAAACCAGTGTTTGATTGTACCAGTGCAGATGGTCTGCGTGGGGCACACATTAGTAGAGCTAGAGACTCAGTTGAATACTTTGAGCCAATAGCACAAAGACTTTTAACTGTGATTAATAGTAGATAA
- a CDS encoding asparaginase, with protein sequence MTMGKRTQAAALEVRLLREGIIESRHIVQAVVCDERGRVLTVAGNSETAAFIRSALKPFQALAVTTTGTLERYDLTDRDLAIITSSHKGRIDQVRQVFNILWRADLDPTILQCPIPEGKHSPLEYNCSGKHAGMLAVCQQRRWPLNNYLDRKHPVQQLILGKVAELLRMPAEEFISAHDDCGAPTYLMQLGHMASLYALLASSTNLDMERIVRAMTHHPAMVAGDGEFDTELMRLTPGELVSKTGAEGVQCIGRLGEGLGLAIKVMDGAKRAKYAVAIHLLQQMGWISPSAAESLCEKFVTLGKYKRLEVIGELSFL encoded by the coding sequence ATGACAATGGGAAAACGAACTCAAGCCGCAGCACTGGAAGTCCGGTTGCTGCGGGAAGGTATTATTGAATCCAGGCATATAGTCCAGGCTGTTGTATGCGACGAACGAGGACGGGTTCTAACCGTCGCCGGGAATTCTGAAACTGCTGCATTTATCCGTTCAGCGCTCAAACCATTTCAGGCACTCGCAGTCACCACCACAGGTACACTGGAACGCTATGACCTCACCGATCGCGACTTAGCAATTATCACAAGTTCCCATAAAGGAAGAATAGATCAAGTTCGACAAGTATTTAACATCCTTTGGCGGGCTGATCTTGACCCAACTATACTCCAGTGTCCAATTCCTGAAGGTAAGCACAGTCCTCTGGAATACAATTGCTCTGGTAAACATGCAGGAATGTTAGCTGTTTGTCAGCAACGCCGTTGGCCCTTGAATAACTACTTGGATCGCAAGCACCCAGTACAGCAGTTGATTTTGGGCAAAGTAGCAGAATTGCTGCGAATGCCAGCTGAAGAATTTATCAGCGCTCATGATGACTGTGGCGCACCAACTTATCTGATGCAACTCGGTCACATGGCATCTTTATATGCACTGTTAGCCTCTAGTACCAATCTGGATATGGAGCGCATTGTCCGTGCTATGACTCATCACCCCGCGATGGTCGCTGGAGATGGAGAATTTGATACGGAACTGATGCGCTTAACTCCAGGGGAACTGGTCAGTAAAACTGGTGCCGAAGGAGTGCAGTGCATTGGTAGACTCGGCGAAGGCTTGGGATTGGCAATTAAAGTTATGGATGGGGCAAAACGAGCAAAATACGCCGTGGCTATTCACTTACTTCAGCAGATGGGTTGGATTAGTCCCAGCGCCGCCGAAAGCCTCTGTGAAAAGTTTGTCACCTTGGGAAAATACAAGCGTTTAGAAGTAATTGGAGAATTATCATTTTTGTAG
- a CDS encoding 7-carboxy-7-deazaguanine synthase QueE codes for MIAKNTVTPTARLIEIFSAIQGEGLNVGTRQIFIRFALCDLRCQFCDSVHTWNAPASCRIERSPGLRDFETYSNPISLPILIEWVERQNVPCLHDSISLTGGEPLLHAPFLTQFLPEVRAITGLPIYLETGGHRPEQLAMILPYLDSVGMDLKLPSVSGESYWQEHAKFLQLCHNSYLNVFVKIIVSQNTDPAELERSALLVAEVSPDISVFLQPVTPLPVSEQFSPIPALAPTADQVLMWQALMKGFLKHVRVIPQTHKMLNQL; via the coding sequence ATGATTGCTAAAAATACGGTTACACCTACCGCACGCCTAATTGAAATCTTTTCTGCCATTCAAGGGGAAGGACTAAATGTAGGGACGCGTCAGATATTTATTCGTTTTGCTTTGTGTGATTTGCGCTGTCAGTTTTGTGATAGTGTCCACACTTGGAATGCACCTGCTAGTTGTCGGATAGAGCGATCGCCTGGATTGCGCGACTTTGAAACCTACTCTAACCCTATCTCTCTACCCATACTAATCGAATGGGTGGAACGACAAAATGTACCTTGTCTACACGATAGCATTAGCTTAACTGGGGGCGAACCACTTCTTCATGCCCCATTTTTAACGCAGTTTCTACCCGAAGTGCGAGCCATAACTGGTCTACCTATATACTTAGAAACTGGCGGACATCGCCCAGAACAACTAGCAATGATTCTCCCTTACTTAGACTCTGTAGGTATGGATTTGAAATTGCCCAGTGTTAGCGGCGAAAGTTATTGGCAAGAACATGCGAAATTTCTCCAATTATGTCATAACTCATATTTAAATGTTTTTGTCAAGATAATTGTGTCTCAAAACACAGATCCAGCCGAGTTGGAACGTTCAGCTTTGCTGGTGGCAGAGGTTAGTCCAGATATCTCAGTATTTTTACAACCTGTTACGCCTTTGCCAGTATCTGAACAATTCTCCCCAATACCTGCGCTTGCCCCTACGGCTGATCAAGTTTTGATGTGGCAAGCTTTGATGAAGGGCTTTCTCAAGCATGTGCGTGTGATCCCTCAGACGCATAAAATGCTGAACCAACTGTAA
- a CDS encoding anti-sigma factor antagonist (This anti-anti-sigma factor, or anti-sigma factor antagonist, belongs to a family that includes characterized members SpoIIAA, RsbV, RsfA, and RsfB.), with translation MATKVQSFMTSQPTEVDFPVNSLNDTAIVQVPKRLSVLEALGFKQTCQGLIQSNSHPKQIIIDFHQTTFMDSSGLGALVSNFKYAQTKGITLTLRNVTPQIMAVLKLTGLDQVFPLELVDDGPLIKQEDLVDNRKTTSRKVEQLPTTHPSVASWMKRLLDIVGSVIGLLITGVLFIPIAIAIQINDPGPIFFIQIRCGWMGKQFKIWKFRSMCVDAEAKKSQVQNQVQGAFFKNENDPRITKIGRFLRRTSLDELPQFWNVLKGEMSLVGTRPPTPDEVERYEVPEWQRLDVKPGMTGEWQVNGRSTVRSFEDVIRLDLQYQKNWSLVYDLKLIFKTIAILFNRNSGAV, from the coding sequence ATGGCAACGAAAGTGCAGAGCTTCATGACTAGCCAACCGACAGAGGTCGATTTTCCAGTTAATTCCCTAAACGACACGGCTATAGTGCAGGTGCCTAAGCGGTTGAGCGTGCTGGAGGCTTTAGGCTTTAAGCAAACCTGCCAAGGCTTAATCCAGTCCAATTCACATCCTAAGCAAATCATCATTGACTTTCACCAAACTACTTTTATGGATAGTAGTGGTTTAGGTGCCCTGGTTAGTAATTTTAAATACGCCCAGACTAAAGGGATTACATTAACACTGCGGAATGTAACACCTCAAATAATGGCAGTCCTAAAACTCACGGGATTGGATCAGGTTTTTCCCTTAGAGCTTGTAGATGATGGGCCGCTAATAAAACAGGAAGACTTAGTAGATAATCGGAAGACAACTTCCCGGAAAGTAGAGCAGTTACCCACTACTCACCCTTCTGTGGCATCTTGGATGAAACGGTTGTTAGACATTGTAGGGTCAGTGATCGGTTTATTAATTACAGGAGTTTTATTTATTCCGATTGCGATCGCTATTCAAATTAATGATCCTGGTCCCATTTTCTTTATTCAAATCCGTTGTGGTTGGATGGGTAAACAGTTTAAGATTTGGAAATTCCGCTCCATGTGTGTGGATGCAGAAGCGAAGAAATCCCAAGTTCAAAACCAAGTGCAAGGTGCTTTTTTCAAGAATGAGAATGACCCCAGAATTACCAAAATAGGGCGCTTTTTACGGCGAACTAGTCTTGATGAATTACCCCAATTTTGGAACGTCCTCAAAGGAGAGATGAGTTTAGTAGGCACTCGGCCACCTACACCCGATGAAGTGGAACGCTACGAAGTACCGGAGTGGCAACGTTTAGATGTAAAACCCGGTATGACTGGCGAATGGCAGGTAAACGGGCGTTCTACAGTCCGTAGTTTTGAAGATGTAATTCGCCTAGATTTGCAGTATCAAAAAAATTGGAGTTTGGTGTACGATTTAAAGCTAATTTTCAAAACTATAGCTATTCTGTTTAATAGAAACAGTGGTGCTGTTTAG
- a CDS encoding amino acid ABC transporter substrate-binding protein produces the protein MKFIRNSALILAIAPLVFAIAACGGDSGQTASTPGTPGSNPAVPATRNRWDNIKSRGQVICGVSGEVPGFSFVGTDGKYSGIDVDVCRAIAAALFDNPDAVEFRNLNSKERFTALQTGEVDILSRNTTLTLSRDTSVGLEFAPVVFYDGQAIMVRKNSNIKSLADLKDKAICVQTGTTTEQNLADQMRKRGITYKPVVFEDVNVTFATYAEGRCDGITADRSALVSRGTILPKPEDNVILNEVISSEPLAPAVAKGDIKWGDAVKWVVYSLVKAEELGITSQNVGQFATSTDPDVKRFLGTEGNLGEGLGLTNDFAARIIKHVGNYAEVYDRNLGPKTKLNLARGQNQLWSKGGLLYSPPFR, from the coding sequence ATGAAGTTCATACGTAACTCAGCTTTAATTCTAGCGATCGCACCTCTAGTCTTTGCGATCGCTGCCTGTGGTGGAGATTCAGGACAAACAGCAAGTACACCCGGTACTCCAGGCAGTAATCCAGCAGTACCAGCAACTAGAAATCGCTGGGATAATATTAAAAGCCGTGGTCAGGTAATTTGCGGTGTCAGTGGTGAAGTACCAGGGTTTAGCTTTGTGGGAACTGATGGTAAATATAGCGGCATTGATGTGGATGTCTGTCGCGCGATCGCCGCAGCTTTATTTGACAACCCAGATGCAGTAGAATTTCGCAATCTCAATTCCAAAGAGCGGTTTACAGCTTTGCAAACTGGCGAAGTAGACATTCTCAGCCGCAATACTACCTTGACACTTAGCCGCGATACCTCTGTAGGTCTGGAATTTGCACCTGTGGTCTTTTACGACGGACAAGCCATAATGGTTCGCAAAAATAGCAACATTAAGTCACTGGCAGACCTGAAGGATAAAGCAATCTGCGTTCAAACTGGTACGACTACCGAACAAAACTTAGCAGACCAAATGCGGAAAAGGGGCATCACTTACAAACCCGTTGTCTTTGAAGACGTTAACGTTACCTTTGCTACCTATGCCGAAGGTCGTTGCGACGGCATTACAGCTGACCGTTCAGCATTAGTTTCGCGGGGGACAATTTTACCCAAACCAGAAGATAACGTGATTCTCAATGAAGTGATATCTTCAGAACCCCTTGCACCAGCAGTTGCTAAAGGGGATATTAAATGGGGAGATGCTGTTAAGTGGGTGGTTTATTCCTTAGTAAAAGCTGAAGAGTTGGGCATTACTTCTCAGAATGTGGGTCAGTTCGCTACTAGTACTGATCCAGATGTTAAACGCTTTTTAGGAACCGAAGGCAACCTTGGCGAAGGACTCGGCTTAACTAACGACTTTGCAGCCAGAATAATTAAGCACGTCGGCAACTACGCCGAAGTTTACGATCGCAACCTCGGCCCCAAGACAAAACTGAATCTAGCTCGCGGTCAAAACCAACTCTGGAGCAAAGGGGGACTGCTTTATTCTCCGCCGTTCCGGTAG
- a CDS encoding amino acid ABC transporter ATP-binding protein, protein MSKIQSIIVAEDVHKWYGKFHVLQGVSLTVNRGEVVVLMGPSGSGKSTFIRTFNALEEYQKGKIEIDGITLSHDLRNIETIRKEVGMVFQQFNLFPHLTVLQNISLAPIWVRRSQKAKAEELAMQLLERVGILEQAQKYPGQLSGGQQQRVAIARALAMQPKIMLFDEPTSALDPEMVREVLDVMRNLARDGMTMVVVTHEVGFAREVADRVILMDSGSLVESATPDAFFSHPKEERTRKFLSQIL, encoded by the coding sequence ATGTCAAAGATCCAATCAATAATTGTTGCTGAAGATGTTCATAAGTGGTATGGAAAGTTCCATGTTCTTCAGGGTGTGAGCTTGACAGTCAATCGTGGAGAAGTAGTAGTATTGATGGGCCCATCTGGCTCAGGTAAATCTACCTTTATCCGCACATTTAATGCTCTAGAAGAATACCAAAAGGGAAAAATTGAAATCGACGGGATTACCCTCAGCCATGACTTGCGAAATATTGAAACGATTCGCAAAGAAGTGGGAATGGTATTTCAGCAATTTAATTTATTCCCTCATCTCACAGTATTGCAAAATATCTCTTTAGCACCAATTTGGGTACGGCGATCGCAAAAGGCAAAAGCTGAAGAATTGGCAATGCAACTATTAGAAAGAGTGGGAATTTTAGAACAGGCGCAAAAATATCCAGGACAGTTATCTGGTGGACAACAGCAACGGGTAGCGATCGCTCGTGCTTTAGCGATGCAACCCAAAATTATGCTGTTTGACGAACCCACCTCAGCTTTAGATCCAGAAATGGTACGAGAAGTTTTGGATGTAATGCGAAATCTGGCCCGTGATGGAATGACAATGGTAGTCGTTACCCACGAAGTTGGATTCGCTCGTGAAGTCGCCGATCGAGTTATTTTAATGGATAGCGGTTCCCTCGTCGAGTCAGCCACCCCTGACGCATTTTTCAGCCACCCCAAAGAAGAAAGAACACGCAAATTTTTATCACAAATTCTCTAA